Below is a window of Humulus lupulus chromosome 2, drHumLupu1.1, whole genome shotgun sequence DNA.
atactttctccaaaattcactggtcttacaaatatcaataactgtaagaaactaatatttgatattattttaatattcaaatattaacaaaaatattaatatacaataataatggttaaataataggtttactataaatcatacttttcatatatatatatatatacatgaaactgtattcttgatttacttaacaaaacaataacaataataattaaaattaattaatcataataatttccatattaatggaaaatcaattaaatatgtatttttataatttatttaatatttaatattttctagaaaattggacagcacaacggctataaagtggacaatcccaaaatcaaaacctgtatcaaaaatacatataatcccagacagccagtataattacagaaaaatattccatatatcaataatatataattatatattataaatacacataataacaattactctaatcaatcacaattaaatcacaatatataggtcaaagaaattataccacaatgatcgggttccacaacaagtcaaatgatgattttctgagactcaaaacgtacttcgaaacctcgaacactaagtttcgaccgtcggtctacggtggatcgcggtagctcgtggtgggcccaccacccaactatggtagatgtaggaacaagttattgggtttcgTAGCCCACaccacgaggaacacgatggtggtgacggatcggcagacggatgcccgaggtggccgaatcgcaactttgaagttgcggggtggccgaacttaaatcgaccagttgaggtgtttaatcagcgagtgagctctagattctcgcgtggtcgatagttcggaggcctctgaatccaacggtctgGCTCGTGGCTAAAAGTGGCGACCGTCGGTGGATGTTCGGTGGTCGGGCAGACGTACgcacgtgagagagagagaagaaatttttttctgaggagagagagatagaggctcggttaaaaggctgaagccttttctttttttctttttttttttaaattacacttggacccaaaatactaaaattcttttcaaataagccctttagcaaaactttcttaattttataaaaatccccaattagaATTATAtcacatttgggtccaatacttgactactcaagtttctctctctttaatctcgttaaaaacataaaatcatattttaaacactatttttccattactatttcttaaatttgtaaacttgtacattttataaaaacataaaactctgatttataataaaaaatgtattatgaaaatgttggatattacaaagGCGACTGAAGATAAAGTCACCAATTTAACCGAGGAGCTAAAGAGGAGCCAAGAAGATCTGGCCAAGGCTGTTGctgccaaggagaagtttaaggaagccGCCGAGACTAACTACAAGGAAGCCGCCAAGCTTCAAGAGGATCTGGAGGCGAACATGAAGGAGGCCACTGGTCTAGAGGAGCGAGTCAaattgctcgaggagaagaattcccaaaacttggagaggttcTGAGGAGctaccttcaactgcttctacatgttttggaagaacaatctAGAGGCAAAACTTTGATTATCTTCCTGAGCAGGTAAAACAAGCTGAACTTGATAAGTGTGCTGCTCGCCTAGAGGAGTAAAGAAATTCTCAAAATGCCTCAGAGTctcctgaaatttccttggcGATAGGCATTGATGGTGCTGAAGAAGAATCCGGGCCTTCAATCGACCAACAATCTCAGGAAGACCCCCCTTCAACTGGACATTAACAATTTTATATATGTAATTAAAACATACGAACAACAATTCGTGATGTTAAGACAATTTGTTGCCTAAGGCAGctttaatttcattttaatttttttaattacatccgagcagcaattgctcgtggtgtaaagacatttcattgtgatattatgatatattctcattgctattataacatctgcttgtatgaccgaacttagcataacactttattaagatttcacaaaattaacaatttttttaaaaaaatactctCTAAGTGTTgtggtatgctttcccttatttttctcatgtgtttacatatgtctatgttgatatgcttttctcgtttagtatcttatatgcccctcaagtgatcgaggagcttaaggttctcggtcacttgccatgaccaatacctgttcgaacattactgctcgcatacttataaacaatcaatgataatataacaaaacaacacacgtaatgagaaaatacttgtaataaatacaataattggcaagaataactggctgtgcacagttccttttatttttcgTAATGAAATGGACAAAAttcgtgtctatacgagtgataaaaattgatcttacacttataagcgaccaaccaTCTAACTAGCCAGCCCTCgttcacaaacttgtaaaaagtaaaattaatacaagccaattctttaaaaataattgttcattgataatacttgtacaggtgttctccattccaatagcgaggaacgagatatctatttaagtgagcaagtttatatgtgcctggttgaaggatttcttcaatttaatatggaccttcccagttcggtccgagtactccaacatTCTGGTCGAGAGTGTTGAGAAAAATTCTTCTAAGTATCAAATCTCCCATgtcaaactttctttcacgtactttagagttaaaatattgagcaacattttgctggtaagctgcaacTTGAAGTTGAGCCTGTTCGTGCCTTtcgttgaccaagtccaaagactccattaataactggttatTCGTGCTCTAGTCGTATGTCaaccttctatgcgatggtggatctaactcaatgtGTAACATtacttcatacccataggccaaggaaaatggtgtatggcctgttgctgttcggtgagatgttctatacgaccagagcacTTCTAGCTATTGTTCTAGCCACGCTCCCCTTgcttctttgagccttttcttcagtgtgtccttctgAGTTTTGTtaacagcttcaacctgtccGTTGGCTTATGGATGGGCAACTGACAAAAAACTCTTCGTGATACCACGTCGTTCGCAGAAATTGGTGaaaaggtcgctgtcaaattgtgtgccattatctgagacaattttttttcGGTAACCCATATCAACATATAATGTTTTTGACAacgaaatccaatactttcttggtcgtgattgttgcgAGTGGCTAAGCTTcgacccacttagtaaagtagtcgacaacAACCACTGCATACTTAACATTACCTTTTCTTGttggcaaagatccgattaggtaAATTCCCCAAAccacgaatggccatgggctttgcatctgtttaagctcatttggggctgctcgtggtatcttggaaaatcgttggcacttatcacacttcttaacgaattccatagagtcttcgatcatggtaggccagaaatatccttgtcggagaatcttctttggcaaactttgccccccagcatgatctccatgGAAACCTTCATTTACTTCTTGCATCAATTCTTTAGCCTTTTCCTTAGAGACACACCgtaataaaggcattgagtatcctcgtcTATACAAGACTCCATCATCAAAATAAACTGAGCCGCTTGTCTTTGAAGCGTCCTTGCATTATTCCTATCAGCTGGTATTaatccttgttcgagatattgtatgatgGGAGTCACCCATGTGTCAGACACTTGTATAATTAGCGAGGATTCTTCTGGTTGAATGCTTGGTGCCAATAAATGTTCGACTGGTAATATGCTCAAAGCGTCAGCATCTTTGGCGCTTActaacttggctaaggcatcaacatttgatTTCTGAtcatgaggtacttgctggagagtatacttctcaaactgtgcTAATAAATCCTTTGCCttattcaaataagcaaccatcttgaaacccctagcctgatattctccaataataaGATTACTACttctagctgggagtcactatatatttttAGTGACTTTATGTTCGTATCCTtcgctagtcttaatcctgcgagcagagccTCGTACTCGACTTCATTGTTAGAGGCCGTAAAGTTGAATATGATCGCACAGTGAAACCGATGTCCCTCGGGTGTGATTAAGATCAGCCCTGCTCATGTGTTGTgctcattggaggatccatctacgaacaacttccaggtAGGGTTTTGATTTTGAATATCGGTCTCTATTACCGATTCACTGGCAGGGAGTCCAGTAAATTCTACAAAGAAATCCGCTAGGGCCTGTCCCTTAACAGCTGCTCgtggtgcataggaaatttcaaactgTCCCAACTCAACCGCCCATTTTAGTAGTCGACCAGCGTCTTCTAGTTTTTGTAAGGCTTGCCATAGTGGCTGGTCGATAAGCACTATTAtggggtgagcctgaaagtagggtcgcaatTTTCTAAACGCCAGTATCAAGcaataagccaatttctctatgggcggatatcgtagttctgctcccactagccttttgcttacgtagtatactgctttttgaatgttgtcttcctctcCTATAAaaaccgcactagcagcatactctgttattgctaagtagatgtacaaagtctctccttcgaccgACTTGGACAAAATAGGTGGTTGCAACATGTGGGCTTTGAGCACCTGGAAAGcatgttcgcactcctctgtccattcaagttttttgtttcctctgagtagattaaaaaatgggacacatttgtctgtagacttagatatgaatctacttagggcaacAATTCATCCTGTCAAGCTTTGTACGTCTTTAACTTTGGCAGGTGATTGCATCTCGTTCAGTGCTTGAttttttttgggattagcttcgattcctcgtgagtttactatgaatcccaaaaatttccctgatccaacaccaaaggagcactttagaggattcaacttcatctgatatttgttcaagattttgaagcattcttgtaggtccttgatatgttcaccagcctttctcgacttgacaagcatatcgtcgacgtagacttccatgttattatCGATCAGTTCTtggaacatatggttgactaatcgctggtaagtcgcagcatcatttttcaaaccgaagggcattactttgtagtaGTAAAGTCCCGTATCTTTTCGAAATCTAGTGTGATCTTCattaggtggatgcatactaatttgattataactggagtacgcatccattaatgataaaacttcatgtcctgatgtagcatcgaccatcTGGTCGATTCTTTGAactgggaaacaatccttcgggcagac
It encodes the following:
- the LOC133815504 gene encoding uncharacterized protein LOC133815504, whose product is MVAYLNKAKDLLAQFEKYTLQQVPHDQKSNVDALAKLVSAKDADALSILPVEHLLAPSIQPEESSLIIQVSDTWVTPIIQYLEQGLIPADRNNARTLQRQAAQFILMMESCIDEDTQCLYYGVSLRKRLKN